One Pygocentrus nattereri isolate fPygNat1 chromosome 12, fPygNat1.pri, whole genome shotgun sequence DNA window includes the following coding sequences:
- the LOC119264657 gene encoding uncharacterized protein LOC119264657 has product MYHIVSFVDTEEVEIVPAVWVKGGVCLWPPYKSEGVQRATKSQEQPHENWTPYNIKVLYTTTLLHDLLIKQEIIIEQQRNLIRMVQDLKTTSARENTAACEDTIACDMNQRHLPIEDLPSLMALENDLRSSPDKRKKLVLELGLIGGADIKDTVWRILKQTIKNDLAKTVTWHGVNGKTGFRSLQLKNVVTEAVRRNPVCSQATEMEVERVIRRWFHLACDREEEKKSGKCIRTKQNVMDTPPHWRVCQKVTLETAVLDLLLVSFFSS; this is encoded by the exons ATGTACCACATAGTGAGCTTTGTGGATACAGAAGAAGTAGAAATTGTCCCTGCCGTCTGGGTGAAGGGCGGTGTTTGTCTGTGGCCTCCATACAAGAGTGAAGGTGTCCAGAGGGCAACCAAGTCTCAGGAGCAGCCTCATGAGAACTGGACTCCATATAACATAAAAGTGTTATATACAACAa CACTACTGCATGACCTGTTGATAAAGCAGGAAATAATAATTGAGCAACAGAGGAACTTAATAAGGATGGTCCAAGATCTGAAGACCACTAGCGCTAGGGAGAACACGGCTGCCTGTGAGGACACAATTGCTTGTGACATGAATCAAAGGCACCTTCCTATTGAAGACCTTCCTTCACTGATGGCTCTGGAAAATGACCTCCGATCATCTCCAGACAAGAGGAAAAAACTG gTGCTTGAACTGGGGCTTATTGGTGGTGCTGACATCAAAGACACTGTCTGGCGCATTTTGAAACAGACGATTAAAAATGATCTAGCTAAAACTGTCACCTGGCATGGCGTGAATGGGAAAACAGGTTTTCGAAGCCTGCAGCTGAAGAATGTTGTAACTG AAGCTGTAAGAAGAAACCCAGTATGTTCCCAGGCCACTGAGATGGAGGTAGAACGAGTTATTAGAAGATGGTTTCATCTGGCTTGTGATCgggaggaagagaagaaaagtggaaaatgcatcaggacaaaacaaaatgtaatggaCACACCGCCACACTGGAGAGTGTGTCAAAAGGTCACACTGGAGACAGCGGTACTTGACTTGCTCTTAGTTAGCTTTTTTTCTAGCTAG